One stretch of Chryseobacterium fluminis DNA includes these proteins:
- a CDS encoding LNS2 domain-containing protein produces the protein MELEYIEHLSPVLKDGVKNYLIDIDGTITEDVPNEEPDRMVTCEPFPDALETINKWYDEGHQICFFTSRTENLKQITIDWLDKHGFKYHSVLCGKPRGGNYHWIDNHLVRATRYKGKFTDLVEKQVTIEVFKEED, from the coding sequence ATGGAACTAGAATACATTGAACACTTAAGTCCGGTACTGAAGGACGGCGTAAAAAACTACTTAATTGATATCGACGGAACCATAACGGAAGATGTTCCTAATGAAGAACCCGATAGAATGGTGACCTGTGAACCATTTCCTGACGCTCTTGAAACCATCAATAAATGGTATGATGAAGGTCACCAGATCTGTTTTTTTACCTCCAGAACAGAAAATCTGAAACAGATTACCATCGACTGGCTGGATAAACACGGGTTCAAATACCATAGCGTTTTGTGCGGAAAGCCAAGGGGCGGAAACTACCACTGGATCGATAATCATCTGGTAAGAGCTACAAGATATAAAGGCAAATTCACTGACTTGGTGGAAAAACAGGTAACCATTGAGGTTTTCAAAGAAGAAGATTAA
- the gcvT gene encoding glycine cleavage system aminomethyltransferase GcvT yields the protein MKKTALYDKHVSLGAKIVPFAGFEMPVQYSGVTEEHFAVREKAGLFDVSHMGQFFVEGPGAKDLLQLVTTNNVDALENGKAQYSCLPNEHGGIVDDLIVYKMEDDKYFVVVNASNIEKDWNHIVKFNKFDATLTDASDDMSLLAVQGPKATEILQKLTETNLSEIPYYHFTIGSVAGVDQVIISNTGYTGSGGFEIYFNNESAENLWDAIIEAGQQEGIIPCGLAARDTLRLEKGFCLYGNDIDDTTSPIEAGLGWITKFDKEFISKDTFAKQKEEGVTRKLVAFELTDKGVPRHDYPVVDAEGNVIGKVTSGTQSPMKKVGLGLAYVDKPHFKLGSEIFIQVRNKNIPAKVVKAPFV from the coding sequence ATGAAGAAAACAGCATTGTACGATAAACATGTTTCTTTAGGAGCCAAAATCGTACCTTTCGCAGGTTTTGAGATGCCTGTACAATATTCAGGAGTAACGGAAGAACATTTTGCCGTAAGAGAAAAAGCAGGACTGTTTGATGTTTCGCACATGGGGCAGTTTTTTGTGGAAGGTCCCGGTGCCAAAGATCTTTTACAGCTGGTAACCACCAATAATGTAGATGCTCTGGAAAACGGTAAGGCTCAGTATTCTTGTCTTCCGAATGAACACGGGGGAATTGTAGACGACCTTATTGTTTACAAAATGGAAGACGATAAATATTTTGTGGTTGTCAATGCCTCAAACATTGAAAAAGACTGGAATCACATTGTAAAATTCAATAAGTTTGATGCTACTTTAACCGATGCTTCAGACGATATGTCCCTATTAGCGGTTCAGGGTCCGAAAGCTACTGAAATTCTTCAGAAACTTACAGAAACCAATCTTTCTGAAATTCCTTATTATCATTTCACAATAGGATCTGTGGCGGGAGTTGACCAGGTTATTATTTCAAATACAGGTTATACGGGAAGCGGAGGCTTCGAGATTTATTTTAACAATGAATCGGCGGAAAATCTTTGGGATGCGATCATCGAAGCGGGTCAGCAGGAAGGAATTATTCCTTGTGGTTTGGCTGCCAGAGATACTTTGCGACTTGAAAAGGGATTCTGTCTTTACGGAAACGATATCGATGATACCACTTCTCCTATAGAAGCAGGTTTGGGATGGATCACAAAATTCGACAAAGAATTTATTTCTAAAGATACTTTTGCCAAACAGAAAGAAGAGGGCGTAACCAGAAAACTGGTTGCATTTGAACTGACTGATAAAGGTGTTCCAAGACATGATTATCCGGTTGTGGATGCTGAGGGTAATGTGATCGGAAAAGTAACTTCAGGGACTCAGTCTCCCATGAAAAAGGTCGGTTTGGGACTTGCTTACGTGGATAAACCTCACTTTAAACTGGGTTCCGAAATCTTTATTCAGGTAAGAAACAAAAATATTCCTGCAAAAGTTGTAAAGGCTCCATTTGTCTAA
- the idi gene encoding isopentenyl-diphosphate Delta-isomerase produces the protein MEEFVVLVDPEDNVLGLMEKQQAHVNGLLHRAFSIFLFNTKGEMLLQKRAEGKYHSPMKWTNTVCSHPRQEESYLQGAMRRLEEELGIQTDLTEKFHFIYKANVGGGLWEHELDHVFTGIFEDEFQFNHDEVAEVRYISPEDLDREMAENPENFTEWFKIILEEYKHHF, from the coding sequence ATGGAAGAATTTGTAGTTTTAGTAGATCCTGAAGACAATGTTCTAGGTCTGATGGAAAAGCAGCAGGCCCATGTGAACGGCTTATTACACCGTGCTTTTTCCATATTTCTGTTCAATACCAAAGGAGAGATGCTGCTGCAGAAAAGAGCGGAAGGAAAATACCACTCGCCTATGAAATGGACCAACACCGTCTGCTCTCACCCCAGACAGGAGGAAAGCTATCTTCAGGGAGCCATGCGCAGATTAGAAGAGGAACTGGGCATCCAAACGGATCTTACAGAAAAATTTCATTTTATTTACAAAGCCAATGTTGGAGGCGGACTCTGGGAACATGAACTGGATCATGTTTTCACCGGAATTTTTGAAGATGAATTTCAATTCAATCATGATGAAGTGGCTGAAGTACGATACATCTCCCCTGAAGACCTGGACCGGGAAATGGCTGAAAATCCTGAAAACTTTACAGAATGGTTCAAGATCATTCTTGAAGAATATAAACACCACTTTTAG
- a CDS encoding sugar phosphate isomerase/epimerase family protein, with the protein MTREDFIKLSLLGFLGLYSCGVSAMKIKKPLAIQLYTIREAVSENLEKALERLAESGFSQLEIYGYNDTFFGKSRNEFKTILNNVGLKVISSHHTTGILHPEKGTLITDWEKSVEDLHYIGSKYMVCSYLFPEERTAENYRRLPELLNKAGEVTSKAGIQFAYHNHDFEFEKFDEQLTVYDFILKNSSSDLVKMELDLYWISKTGLDPLVYFEEYPGRFPLWHVKDMKAGTKEFTEIGNGTIDFKRIFEARDKAGLDCWFLEQDASDKDIFKSISISKKYIVKHPYF; encoded by the coding sequence ATGACCCGGGAAGATTTTATAAAACTGTCATTACTGGGATTTTTGGGCTTGTATTCCTGTGGAGTTTCCGCTATGAAAATAAAAAAACCATTGGCCATTCAGCTGTACACGATCCGGGAGGCGGTTTCGGAAAATCTGGAAAAAGCACTGGAGAGACTGGCTGAATCAGGCTTTTCACAATTGGAAATCTATGGGTACAACGACACTTTCTTTGGAAAAAGTAGAAATGAATTTAAAACTATTTTAAATAATGTAGGTTTAAAGGTTATCAGTTCCCATCATACGACAGGAATTCTGCATCCGGAAAAAGGGACTTTAATCACTGATTGGGAAAAATCTGTCGAGGACCTGCACTACATCGGTTCAAAATATATGGTTTGTTCCTATCTTTTCCCTGAAGAAAGAACAGCTGAAAACTATCGGAGACTGCCGGAACTGTTAAATAAGGCAGGAGAAGTGACAAGTAAAGCAGGAATACAGTTCGCTTACCACAATCATGATTTTGAATTCGAAAAATTTGATGAGCAGCTGACGGTTTATGACTTTATATTAAAAAATTCATCCTCCGATCTGGTGAAGATGGAATTGGATCTGTATTGGATTTCAAAGACAGGATTAGATCCGCTAGTCTATTTCGAAGAATATCCCGGAAGATTTCCTCTCTGGCATGTGAAAGATATGAAGGCGGGGACAAAAGAATTTACAGAAATCGGAAACGGAACAATCGATTTTAAAAGGATTTTCGAAGCCAGAGATAAAGCCGGTCTTGACTGTTGGTTTCTGGAGCAGGATGCGAGTGATAAAGATATCTTCAAAAGCATCAGCATCAGCAAAAAATATATCGTGAAGCACCCCTATTTTTAA
- a CDS encoding NAD(P)H-hydrate dehydratase → MKIFTAEQIRQGDRYTIENEPVSSIHLMERAAHSCVKWITDNCKNHRNFAIFCGNGNNGGDGLAIARMLYLKGFDIDVFVNPKLKFSKDAAENFRELKELSGIMIRNLSEAENYRFDKRTIIIDALFGTGLSGEVEGDFKDLIEILNRKPNVKISIDMPSGLFPDIISTEASSVLKSDYTLSFQFWKKSFLHPETGKYTGKVKILNIDLSEEYIAQTDTKNFVTDEEMIKTIFKPREDFSHKGTYGKACIIGGSYGKMGAAVLSTLAALKTGSGLTFTVAPKCGYEIIQTSCPEAMFIESGTEHVHQFESDDQSVYGIGPGLGTHAETEKNVLQFLKDYTRPLVLDADALNIISNDKKNLKTIPKKSIITPHPKEFERLFGPSENSFERVELARRKAEELDIHIVLKDHHTQVVTPEGNVFYNITGNSGLAKGGSGDILTGILTSLLAQGYSEEQAAVFGVWLHGTAAERAAEKYSKESMLPTDVINEIGNVFKALNDKVEIDL, encoded by the coding sequence ATGAAAATTTTTACAGCAGAACAAATCAGACAGGGAGACCGGTATACTATTGAGAACGAACCTGTTTCTTCAATCCACCTGATGGAAAGGGCAGCCCATTCATGTGTGAAATGGATAACAGATAATTGTAAGAATCACAGGAATTTTGCCATATTCTGTGGCAACGGAAATAATGGCGGCGATGGTCTGGCCATTGCCAGAATGCTTTACCTCAAGGGTTTTGATATCGATGTATTTGTTAACCCCAAACTAAAGTTTTCGAAAGATGCCGCCGAAAATTTCAGAGAACTTAAAGAACTTTCAGGGATCATGATCAGAAATCTGAGCGAAGCGGAAAATTACCGTTTTGATAAAAGGACTATCATTATCGATGCGCTGTTCGGAACAGGTTTATCCGGAGAGGTAGAAGGTGATTTTAAAGATCTTATAGAGATTCTGAATAGAAAGCCTAATGTGAAAATATCCATCGATATGCCTTCGGGGCTTTTTCCGGATATCATTTCTACGGAAGCCTCTTCCGTACTCAAATCAGACTATACGCTTAGCTTTCAATTCTGGAAAAAGAGTTTTCTCCATCCTGAAACGGGAAAATATACAGGTAAGGTAAAGATTCTGAATATCGATTTAAGTGAAGAATACATTGCTCAAACCGATACAAAAAACTTTGTCACCGATGAGGAAATGATTAAAACCATCTTTAAACCGAGAGAGGATTTTTCACATAAAGGGACATATGGTAAAGCCTGTATTATAGGAGGAAGCTATGGGAAAATGGGCGCTGCTGTCCTATCTACACTGGCAGCACTGAAAACCGGATCCGGTTTAACGTTTACCGTAGCACCGAAATGCGGGTATGAAATTATTCAGACTTCTTGTCCTGAGGCGATGTTCATAGAAAGTGGTACAGAGCATGTACATCAGTTTGAATCTGATGATCAGTCAGTATATGGAATCGGTCCGGGCTTGGGAACACATGCTGAAACAGAGAAAAATGTACTTCAGTTTTTAAAAGATTACACCAGACCGCTGGTTCTGGATGCAGATGCGTTGAATATTATTTCGAATGATAAAAAGAACTTAAAAACAATACCGAAAAAATCAATCATTACTCCACATCCGAAAGAATTCGAGCGGTTATTCGGGCCTTCGGAAAACTCTTTTGAGAGAGTGGAACTTGCAAGAAGAAAAGCTGAAGAGCTCGATATTCATATTGTTTTAAAAGACCATCACACCCAGGTGGTTACTCCGGAGGGAAATGTCTTTTACAATATCACCGGAAACTCGGGGCTTGCGAAAGGAGGAAGCGGGGATATTCTTACCGGAATTCTTACCTCACTGCTGGCGCAGGGATATTCGGAAGAACAGGCTGCTGTTTTTGGAGTATGGCTACATGGGACCGCCGCTGAACGGGCAGCAGAAAAATATTCAAAAGAATCTATGCTTCCGACGGATGTTATTAATGAAATCGGGAATGTATTTAAAGCTTTAAATGATAAAGTTGAAATCGATTTGTAA
- a CDS encoding D-2-hydroxyacid dehydrogenase, protein MKVLANDGLDQSGIDALTEKGFEVITTKVPQELLVDYINEHKIRTILVRSATQVRKDIIDHCPSIEIIGRGGVGMDNIDVAYAREKGIHVINTPSASSESVAELVFAHLFSGARFLQDSNRKMPLVGDTEFADLKKAYAKGIELKGKTIGIVGMGRIGQEVAKIALGLGMRVIAADNNVGKASIKVTFYNHQFINVEIETEPLQEVLKHSDFITLHVPAQKDGYMIGKDEFAIMKDGVAIVNCSRGGVIDEAALIEALDSGKVKFAGLDVFINEPTPSKEILNHSKISLTPHTGASTLEAQDRIGLSLAEQISSILQIQ, encoded by the coding sequence ATGAAAGTTTTAGCAAACGACGGTCTGGATCAGTCTGGAATTGATGCACTGACAGAAAAAGGATTTGAGGTGATTACTACAAAAGTTCCCCAGGAACTTCTGGTAGATTATATTAATGAGCACAAAATCCGTACTATTTTAGTACGAAGTGCTACCCAGGTGAGAAAAGATATTATAGATCATTGTCCGTCGATAGAAATCATCGGAAGAGGCGGAGTCGGAATGGATAATATTGATGTAGCGTACGCAAGGGAAAAAGGAATTCACGTGATCAATACCCCTTCTGCCTCTTCAGAATCGGTTGCTGAGCTTGTTTTTGCCCACCTGTTTTCAGGAGCAAGATTTTTACAGGACTCTAACAGAAAAATGCCTTTGGTAGGAGATACGGAATTTGCCGATCTTAAAAAGGCATACGCAAAAGGTATAGAGCTGAAAGGTAAAACCATCGGTATCGTAGGAATGGGCAGAATAGGGCAGGAAGTGGCAAAAATTGCTCTCGGACTTGGAATGAGAGTCATTGCTGCAGATAATAATGTAGGAAAAGCAAGTATAAAAGTGACTTTTTACAATCATCAGTTCATCAATGTGGAAATCGAAACAGAACCGCTTCAGGAAGTGCTGAAACATTCGGATTTTATTACCCTCCACGTACCGGCTCAGAAAGATGGATATATGATCGGCAAAGATGAGTTTGCCATCATGAAAGACGGAGTAGCAATTGTAAACTGCTCAAGAGGCGGAGTAATCGATGAAGCTGCTCTGATTGAAGCTTTAGATTCAGGAAAAGTGAAGTTCGCCGGCCTTGATGTTTTCATTAATGAGCCTACTCCTTCAAAAGAAATTCTGAATCATTCTAAAATATCTTTAACTCCTCACACCGGGGCTTCTACCCTGGAAGCTCAGGACAGAATCGGATTATCTCTGGCAGAGCAGATTTCAAGCATCTTACAGATTCAGTAG
- the lgt gene encoding prolipoprotein diacylglyceryl transferase: protein METPFKIWDPSTGIHLGPVTLHFYSLMFIFAFGFGYILMTKIFKIDNVNQKYLEPLFTWTLIGTILGARMGHVIFYQPELFREDFWSVFLPISTKNGLKFTGFSGLASHGATIALIFTTLYYSFKIIRKNPFWVYDRLGIVVSLGGAFVRMGNFFNSEIVGKPVDPNSPFALLFPQQSSEYGVTVPRYPTQLFEAFGYICLFVLLWILYRKTNKKYQQGWLFGLFFIILWAIRFFVEFLKMPQGEEFIEFAGLNTGQVLSIPFMIAGAVIMIYSKKFKITEAENGKPE from the coding sequence CTGGAAACGCCTTTTAAAATCTGGGATCCTTCTACAGGTATTCACTTAGGGCCTGTAACACTTCATTTTTATAGCCTGATGTTTATTTTTGCTTTTGGATTCGGGTATATTTTAATGACTAAAATTTTTAAAATTGATAATGTTAATCAAAAATATTTAGAGCCTCTTTTCACCTGGACCCTGATAGGTACTATTCTCGGAGCAAGAATGGGACATGTAATCTTCTATCAGCCGGAACTGTTCAGGGAAGATTTCTGGAGTGTTTTTTTACCGATCAGTACTAAGAACGGTTTAAAATTCACAGGCTTTTCCGGATTGGCAAGTCATGGAGCCACCATTGCTTTAATTTTCACGACCCTTTACTATTCATTCAAAATCATCAGAAAAAATCCTTTCTGGGTGTATGACAGACTTGGTATCGTAGTTTCTCTCGGCGGCGCATTTGTAAGAATGGGTAACTTTTTTAACTCTGAGATCGTTGGAAAGCCGGTAGATCCCAATTCCCCGTTTGCATTGCTTTTTCCACAACAGAGCAGCGAATACGGAGTAACGGTACCACGTTATCCTACCCAGCTGTTTGAGGCTTTCGGATACATTTGTTTATTTGTCCTGCTATGGATTTTATACCGGAAAACCAATAAGAAATATCAGCAGGGATGGCTGTTTGGATTATTTTTCATCATTCTCTGGGCCATCAGATTCTTTGTGGAATTTTTAAAAATGCCTCAGGGAGAAGAATTTATCGAATTTGCCGGACTGAATACCGGACAGGTTCTTTCTATTCCATTTATGATTGCCGGAGCGGTGATTATGATTTACTCTAAAAAATTTAAAATTACGGAGGCTGAAAACGGAAAGCCGGAATAA
- a CDS encoding replication-associated recombination protein A, producing the protein MSENIPLAEKLRPKTLEDVLGQEHLTGEKGTIRKMIENNTLNSLILWGPPGTGKTTLAEIISEKSGRKFYKLSAVSSGVKDVRDVIEDAKKQNLFSGKSPILFIDEIHRFNKSQQDSLLHAVEKGYIVLIGATTENPSFEVVSALLSRSQVYILKALSYEKLEELIDIASARYNKDEKTDFSILEKEAFIQYSGGDGRKLINSVELVLNQYINSEKKEITNDDVLEVLQETMALYDKNGEQHYDIISAFIKSMRGSDPNGAVYWLARMIAGGEDIKFIARRMLILAAEDIGLANPNALVVANNCFQAVNVIGNPEARIILSEAAIYLAVSPKSNSAYMAINEALALVKKTGNLPVPLHLRNAPTKLMKDLDYGKEYKYAHSYEGSFVKQDFLPGEIKDLKLYEPGNNATEKKIYEELKKKWNHKYE; encoded by the coding sequence TTGAGTGAAAATATTCCATTAGCTGAAAAACTGAGACCTAAAACCTTAGAAGATGTTCTGGGCCAGGAGCATCTTACCGGGGAAAAGGGGACCATACGGAAAATGATTGAAAACAACACCCTGAATTCTCTTATTTTGTGGGGACCTCCGGGAACCGGTAAAACAACGCTGGCCGAGATTATATCTGAAAAATCGGGACGGAAATTTTATAAACTTTCTGCTGTATCTTCCGGAGTGAAAGATGTGCGTGATGTTATTGAAGATGCCAAAAAACAAAATCTTTTTTCAGGAAAATCACCGATTTTATTTATTGATGAGATCCACCGTTTTAATAAATCCCAGCAGGACTCTCTGCTGCATGCCGTCGAAAAAGGGTATATTGTTTTAATCGGAGCGACTACAGAAAATCCAAGTTTTGAGGTCGTTTCCGCGCTGCTTTCCCGTAGCCAGGTCTATATTCTGAAAGCATTAAGCTACGAAAAATTAGAAGAACTGATCGATATTGCCTCTGCGAGATATAATAAAGATGAAAAAACGGATTTCTCGATTCTTGAAAAAGAAGCTTTTATTCAATATTCAGGAGGAGATGGACGGAAGCTTATTAATTCTGTGGAACTGGTGCTGAATCAGTATATCAATTCAGAAAAGAAAGAAATTACAAACGATGACGTTCTTGAGGTTTTACAGGAAACCATGGCGCTGTACGATAAAAACGGAGAGCAGCATTACGATATCATCTCCGCATTTATCAAATCGATGAGAGGAAGTGATCCGAACGGCGCGGTGTACTGGCTGGCAAGAATGATCGCGGGAGGAGAAGATATCAAGTTTATAGCACGGAGAATGCTGATTCTGGCAGCAGAAGATATCGGACTGGCCAATCCCAATGCGCTGGTCGTTGCCAATAATTGTTTTCAGGCAGTGAATGTCATCGGGAATCCTGAAGCAAGGATCATCCTGAGTGAAGCGGCGATCTATCTGGCCGTTTCTCCCAAAAGCAATTCTGCCTATATGGCAATAAACGAAGCACTGGCACTGGTTAAAAAGACAGGAAATCTCCCGGTACCGTTACATCTTAGAAATGCGCCCACTAAACTGATGAAAGATCTTGATTACGGGAAAGAGTATAAATATGCCCATTCTTATGAAGGAAGCTTTGTAAAACAGGATTTTCTTCCCGGAGAAATTAAGGATCTCAAATTATATGAACCTGGAAATAACGCTACGGAAAAGAAAATATATGAGGAATTAAAGAAAAAATGGAATCATAAATACGAATAA
- the yidD gene encoding membrane protein insertion efficiency factor YidD, with product MKLTFNKIITFPLVILIRFYQWFISPLLPKNCRYEPTCSHYMIKALQVHGIFKGFWLGVKRISRCHPWGGSGYDPVPPKNKLNN from the coding sequence TTGAAATTAACATTCAACAAAATCATCACTTTTCCTTTGGTAATTTTAATCAGATTTTACCAATGGTTTATCTCGCCCCTACTTCCCAAAAACTGCCGTTATGAGCCTACCTGTTCACACTATATGATAAAAGCACTGCAGGTTCATGGAATTTTTAAGGGGTTCTGGCTTGGAGTGAAAAGAATTTCAAGATGTCATCCATGGGGAGGAAGCGGATATGACCCTGTGCCTCCCAAGAACAAATTAAATAACTAA
- a CDS encoding acyl-CoA thioesterase, which translates to MENTPITFQFISEPSDVNYGGNVHGGSVMKWIDQAGYACATTWSGNYSVTVYVGGIRFYEPIKIGEIVKVEAQVIYTGSSSMHISINVFSRNLKQPNFDKKTHCIIVFVAVDENGKKLPVPKWIPETEEDKQQEQYAKRLMDLRKQIEDEMKPFL; encoded by the coding sequence ATGGAAAATACCCCTATCACTTTTCAGTTTATTTCGGAGCCTTCAGATGTGAACTACGGAGGGAATGTACATGGAGGAAGCGTGATGAAATGGATTGATCAGGCAGGATATGCCTGTGCCACGACATGGAGTGGAAATTATTCCGTAACGGTTTATGTCGGAGGAATCCGTTTCTATGAACCTATTAAGATCGGGGAAATTGTAAAGGTGGAAGCTCAGGTGATTTATACCGGATCTTCAAGTATGCATATTTCAATCAATGTATTTTCAAGAAATCTGAAACAGCCGAATTTCGATAAAAAGACTCACTGTATTATTGTTTTCGTAGCTGTGGATGAAAATGGCAAAAAGCTTCCTGTTCCCAAATGGATCCCTGAAACTGAAGAAGATAAACAGCAGGAACAGTATGCCAAGCGCCTGATGGATCTCAGAAAACAGATTGAAGATGAAATGAAACCGTTTTTATAA
- the mscL gene encoding large conductance mechanosensitive channel protein MscL yields MGFLKEFKEFAVKGNVIDLAVGVIIGGAFGKIVSSLVDDVVTPLLLNPAMKAAHVENIKELSWNGVTYGNFLSAVINFLCIAFVLFLMIKAINRVSKPKEEAAPVITEDQKLLMEIRDLLRSKNNI; encoded by the coding sequence ATGGGATTTTTAAAAGAATTCAAAGAGTTTGCCGTTAAAGGCAATGTGATCGATCTTGCTGTCGGTGTCATCATTGGCGGGGCATTCGGAAAAATTGTTTCCTCATTGGTAGACGATGTTGTCACGCCACTTCTGCTGAATCCGGCCATGAAAGCTGCACATGTTGAAAACATTAAAGAACTGTCCTGGAACGGAGTTACCTACGGAAACTTTCTATCAGCAGTGATAAACTTCCTGTGCATCGCATTTGTGCTCTTCCTGATGATCAAAGCCATCAACAGGGTATCCAAGCCTAAGGAAGAAGCTGCACCTGTCATTACGGAGGACCAGAAATTATTAATGGAAATCAGAGATTTACTCAGAAGCAAAAACAATATATAA
- a CDS encoding voltage-gated chloride channel family protein, whose amino-acid sequence MSKNQGTLLQKIFFFIRFFFRKFPAFPFIVKWLCISLVIGLLTGTASAGFLQSLQWVTDFRESHIWLVGLLPVAGFLIGLLYHYFGKEVEAGNNILIENIHQPEKIIPFKMAPLVYLGTIATHLFGGSAGREGTALQMAGAIADQFSGPFKLNDNERRILLISAIAAGFGSVFGTPLAGAVFALEVYLIGKIRYNAIFPAFASAVLANWVTELWHVQHTHYLIDFIPKPGFLPFVYCIIAGIIFGICAAAFSRIIHRAGSVFTYYIKYPPFRPVIGGIIIAVLVLIMGTTRYIGLGIPAISESFEKQLPLYDFILKMIFTVITLATGFKGGEVTPLFFIGATLGSALSLFIPLPFGLLAGMGFVAVFAGATNTPLACMVMGIELFGAECGIYVAVACIVSYLFSGNNSIYKKQKIGEAKNTRFNSLNNRRFSDL is encoded by the coding sequence ATGTCAAAAAATCAAGGAACACTACTGCAAAAAATATTTTTTTTCATTCGCTTTTTTTTCAGAAAATTTCCCGCTTTCCCTTTTATTGTAAAATGGCTTTGCATCAGTCTTGTGATCGGATTACTTACAGGAACTGCTTCTGCCGGCTTTTTACAGTCTTTACAGTGGGTAACTGATTTCAGGGAAAGTCATATCTGGCTGGTTGGTCTGCTCCCTGTTGCCGGTTTTCTGATCGGACTTTTATATCATTATTTCGGAAAAGAGGTGGAAGCCGGAAACAATATACTGATTGAAAATATTCATCAGCCTGAGAAAATTATTCCTTTCAAAATGGCACCTTTAGTATATCTCGGCACGATAGCCACACACCTTTTTGGAGGTTCTGCCGGACGGGAAGGAACTGCACTTCAAATGGCTGGAGCGATCGCCGATCAGTTTTCCGGACCTTTCAAGCTTAATGACAACGAAAGAAGAATTTTACTTATTTCCGCTATAGCTGCGGGTTTTGGTTCGGTATTCGGAACGCCTCTGGCGGGAGCTGTTTTCGCACTTGAAGTGTATCTGATCGGAAAAATCCGTTACAATGCCATCTTTCCGGCTTTTGCTTCAGCAGTATTAGCAAATTGGGTCACTGAGCTTTGGCACGTACAACATACGCACTACCTTATTGATTTTATTCCGAAACCCGGTTTTCTTCCTTTTGTATACTGTATTATAGCAGGAATTATTTTTGGAATCTGTGCAGCAGCTTTCAGCAGGATCATTCACAGAGCGGGCTCCGTTTTTACATATTACATAAAATATCCTCCTTTTCGCCCTGTTATCGGGGGAATTATCATTGCTGTACTGGTATTGATAATGGGCACGACACGCTATATCGGCCTGGGAATTCCGGCAATCTCAGAATCTTTTGAAAAACAGCTTCCTCTATATGATTTTATACTGAAAATGATATTCACGGTCATCACGCTGGCTACAGGATTTAAAGGCGGTGAAGTGACTCCCCTGTTCTTTATCGGGGCCACTCTCGGCAGTGCATTGTCTCTATTTATTCCATTACCGTTCGGTTTACTTGCGGGAATGGGATTTGTAGCCGTTTTTGCAGGGGCAACCAATACTCCTCTGGCCTGTATGGTGATGGGAATTGAATTATTCGGAGCGGAATGCGGTATTTATGTGGCCGTGGCGTGCATTGTATCTTATCTGTTTTCAGGAAATAACAGCATTTACAAGAAACAGAAAATCGGAGAAGCAAAGAATACAAGATTTAACAGCCTCAATAACCGGCGTTTTTCCGATCTGTGA
- a CDS encoding arsenate reductase family protein, giving the protein MKKVFYLNTCDTCRKILTQFDLSDWELREIKKEPVTAEELEEMYKKTNSYEALFSRKSTQIKLRGLDLKSLEEKDFKELLLDHYTFLKRPVFLTDNEIFVGNDKKNIEELQKFFGVI; this is encoded by the coding sequence ATGAAGAAAGTATTTTATCTTAATACGTGTGATACGTGCAGAAAAATTTTAACACAGTTTGATCTTTCGGATTGGGAACTCCGTGAAATAAAAAAAGAACCGGTTACGGCAGAAGAGCTGGAGGAGATGTATAAAAAAACAAATTCTTACGAGGCATTGTTCAGTAGAAAATCTACCCAGATCAAATTGAGAGGTCTGGATCTAAAATCCCTTGAAGAAAAAGACTTTAAAGAATTGCTGCTGGATCATTATACCTTTTTGAAACGCCCCGTGTTTCTTACCGATAATGAGATTTTTGTAGGAAATGATAAGAAAAACATTGAAGAATTACAGAAGTTCTTCGGAGTTATATAA